From one Peredibacter starrii genomic stretch:
- a CDS encoding type II secretion system F family protein: protein MPKYKYVGFTADGKKVENSVEAETVRDAKKILRRQNIRPTKVIEPSFFEADLGQFMVDKGLAKPFGRADLMRFTRQLSILINAGVPILECLEILYKQEQNPVLKRVLKNISLQVEEGKSLYDAMSGQQGFDKLYCALVRAGESAGILDSILVKLAEFLEKAEKLKKQVKSALTYPVIVVFVGIVVIFGLMTFVVPQFVGMLKESNQEIPWVTQVVIDTSNFFQNYTLLLIAGLVAAFMLFINFIKTKEGKQAWDRFTMRAPLFGGLVIKGNLGAFTRTLATMLAAGVPIIDSLEICIDTLDNTQIAKDLTKVRKAVIEGKSITEPLSRIHYFPPLVTQMIKVGESTGNIDQMLIKVADVFEEEVEDLVANLTKMIEPLILVVLGGLSDSC, encoded by the coding sequence ATGCCTAAGTATAAGTACGTCGGATTCACAGCAGATGGTAAAAAGGTCGAGAACTCGGTCGAAGCCGAAACTGTGCGTGATGCGAAGAAAATTCTTCGTCGTCAAAACATCCGTCCTACCAAAGTTATTGAACCATCATTTTTTGAAGCTGATCTTGGTCAGTTCATGGTGGATAAAGGTCTCGCAAAACCATTTGGTCGCGCGGACCTCATGCGCTTTACGCGTCAGCTATCAATTCTGATTAATGCCGGTGTTCCCATCCTTGAGTGTCTTGAGATTCTTTACAAGCAGGAACAAAATCCTGTTTTGAAGCGTGTCTTGAAAAACATCTCACTGCAGGTGGAGGAAGGTAAGAGCTTGTACGATGCAATGTCGGGTCAGCAAGGCTTCGATAAACTCTACTGCGCACTTGTTCGCGCTGGTGAATCAGCGGGTATCCTTGATTCAATTCTTGTGAAACTTGCCGAGTTCTTAGAGAAGGCCGAGAAGTTAAAGAAGCAAGTGAAGTCTGCTCTGACATATCCCGTGATCGTAGTGTTCGTAGGTATTGTGGTTATCTTCGGTCTTATGACTTTTGTGGTACCGCAATTCGTGGGTATGTTGAAAGAATCAAACCAAGAGATTCCTTGGGTAACTCAAGTGGTAATCGATACATCAAATTTCTTTCAGAACTATACCCTGCTTCTCATTGCTGGTTTAGTTGCTGCCTTCATGTTGTTCATCAATTTTATTAAAACCAAAGAAGGTAAACAGGCCTGGGATCGCTTCACTATGCGTGCTCCTTTGTTTGGTGGTCTTGTGATCAAAGGGAATCTTGGTGCCTTCACTCGAACGCTTGCCACAATGCTAGCGGCGGGTGTGCCGATTATTGATTCGCTTGAGATTTGTATTGATACTCTAGACAATACTCAAATCGCCAAAGATCTTACGAAGGTAAGAAAAGCAGTGATTGAAGGTAAGTCGATTACTGAGCCTCTCTCTCGAATTCATTATTTTCCACCACTTGTAACTCAGATGATTAAGGTTGGTGAATCTACCGGTAACATCGATCAGATGTTGATTAAAGTTGCTGATGTGTTTGAAGAAGAGGTTGAAGACCTTGTGGCAAACTTAACCAAGATGATTGAACCCCTGATCCTTGTGGTCTTAGGGGGATTATCGGATTCGTGTTGA
- a CDS encoding ABC transporter permease produces the protein MGITKKIGVIAYYTTKEILKSKILINVFLVGLAMMVISYVASEFTYGVPQKVALDFGLSMLWFSSCGIALFMGVGLISKEIDSRTVYMIISRPVPRYAFVLGKIAGLIAVLVINIALLAGMTLLASAFLGGEISDLVYWTLGFTLLEAILLLLVVIFFSLIANNILAIIISFLLLTVGHAVQETQNYLFVTSRPLLKSVLEFYHLILPAFYKFNLKDFMLYNQTLPLDYLLINLTYGVIYSLFVLVLIIFLFNRKNLD, from the coding sequence TTGGGTATCACCAAGAAAATTGGCGTCATCGCCTATTATACAACGAAAGAGATTCTTAAAAGTAAGATCTTAATCAATGTTTTCTTGGTTGGTCTCGCCATGATGGTGATCTCTTATGTGGCTTCTGAGTTCACTTACGGAGTTCCTCAAAAAGTCGCCTTAGATTTTGGGCTTAGTATGTTGTGGTTCTCCTCATGTGGAATTGCTCTTTTCATGGGAGTGGGACTAATTTCGAAGGAAATTGATTCTCGTACCGTATACATGATTATTTCTCGTCCTGTCCCGCGCTATGCTTTTGTCCTGGGAAAGATTGCGGGTCTGATTGCTGTTTTGGTGATTAATATTGCTCTTCTCGCTGGTATGACACTTTTAGCATCTGCTTTTTTGGGTGGAGAAATTAGTGATCTTGTTTATTGGACACTGGGCTTTACGTTACTTGAGGCCATCTTATTATTGTTGGTCGTGATCTTCTTCTCATTAATTGCTAACAATATTCTCGCGATTATCATTTCTTTTTTACTATTAACCGTGGGCCACGCTGTTCAGGAAACCCAAAATTATCTCTTCGTAACAAGTCGCCCGTTACTGAAATCAGTCCTAGAGTTTTATCATTTGATCTTGCCGGCTTTTTATAAGTTCAATTTAAAAGATTTTATGCTTTATAATCAGACACTTCCTTTAGATTATCTTCTGATTAACTTAACCTATGGCGTGATCTATTCATTATTTGTTTTGGTACTCATTATCTTCCTTTTTAACCGGAAAAATCTCGATTAA
- a CDS encoding type IV pilus twitching motility protein PilT, with protein MSSSQDQTSTSTKTSVEQGIGNLQIQQLFKVMVDNGASDLHLTVGTAPGMRISGDIVRVKVGSLTPEDTKRLIYQILTEKQKAELEKNLELDFSFGIKGLARFRANVFYSKGAVAAVFRQIPSLIPDFEALGLPPVLMEMVNVSSGLFLVTGPTGSGKSTTLASIIDKLNSSSPAHIITLEDPIEFVHAHKLSLVNQREIGADTLSFGKGIKSLLRQDPDIVLVGELRDPETIEAALTIAETGHVVFGTLHTNSTVQTINRIINVFSHDQQEQIRTLLSFVLQGVVAQQLLPRIPKGRALCQEILRITPAIRNLIREDKVHQIYSQMQIGQEETGMNTMNQHIKKHLDAGIISPETAMTYSNNPEELTRMLGLNTNPRKKP; from the coding sequence ATGTCGTCATCACAAGACCAAACCAGTACTAGCACCAAGACCAGTGTCGAACAGGGCATTGGTAATTTACAGATTCAGCAGCTGTTTAAAGTAATGGTGGATAATGGTGCTTCCGATCTTCACTTAACCGTGGGAACCGCTCCTGGTATGCGTATCAGTGGTGATATCGTACGAGTAAAAGTAGGCAGTCTTACGCCTGAAGATACAAAACGACTTATCTATCAAATTTTGACAGAGAAACAGAAGGCGGAACTCGAAAAAAATCTCGAGCTGGATTTTTCATTCGGGATTAAAGGTCTTGCTCGCTTCCGTGCTAACGTCTTTTATTCCAAAGGTGCTGTGGCGGCAGTTTTTCGTCAGATTCCAAGTTTGATTCCAGACTTTGAGGCCCTTGGTCTTCCACCAGTTCTGATGGAGATGGTGAATGTATCGAGTGGATTGTTTCTGGTAACTGGTCCAACTGGTTCGGGTAAATCAACAACTCTGGCTTCGATTATTGATAAGCTTAACAGTTCTTCTCCGGCACACATTATCACGTTAGAAGATCCGATTGAGTTCGTGCATGCTCACAAACTGTCTCTCGTGAACCAACGTGAAATTGGTGCCGATACTTTGAGTTTCGGTAAAGGGATTAAGTCTCTTTTACGTCAGGATCCGGACATCGTTCTGGTGGGTGAGCTTCGAGATCCAGAAACTATTGAGGCCGCTCTGACGATTGCAGAAACTGGTCACGTGGTGTTTGGAACTCTACACACTAACTCAACTGTTCAGACGATTAACCGTATTATTAACGTTTTCTCTCATGATCAGCAGGAACAAATCCGAACTCTTCTTTCATTCGTTCTTCAAGGAGTGGTCGCTCAGCAACTTCTTCCTCGAATACCGAAAGGTCGAGCTCTTTGTCAGGAAATTCTTCGAATCACTCCTGCGATCAGAAACTTGATCCGTGAAGACAAGGTTCACCAGATTTACTCTCAAATGCAAATTGGTCAGGAAGAGACTGGTATGAACACAATGAATCAACATATTAAAAAGCACTTGGATGCGGGTATTATTTCTCCGGAAACGGCCATGACTTATTCAAACAACCCGGAAGAATTAACCCGGATGCTTGGACTTAACACTAATCCAAGAAAGAAGCCATAA
- a CDS encoding prepilin peptidase produces MEYLLAVYFFVFGLLIGSFLNVVIIRLPQKMNLVTKRSACPKCGTQLKWYHNIPVFSFLILRGKCAFCGTRISWRYPLIELFTGLVALWLMPAVFTQMSLGLFLFYFTIACIFICHFMIDLDHHLLLDSLNLYLLALFMAFSVFTFSWEYWLIGGLIGFLGPLLVTWLFYKWRGQVGLGGGDIKLYGILGIYLGPTGIIFTIFLSCFVGAIVGLGLIAGKKMTKDKPMAFGPSILLVAAFQIFFPEHARIVQSWLF; encoded by the coding sequence ATGGAATACTTATTAGCGGTCTACTTTTTTGTTTTTGGGCTTTTGATCGGAAGTTTTCTGAATGTGGTGATTATACGTCTTCCGCAGAAAATGAATCTAGTGACCAAACGATCGGCCTGTCCAAAGTGCGGCACACAGTTAAAGTGGTACCACAATATTCCCGTTTTTAGCTTTCTGATCCTTCGTGGAAAGTGCGCTTTTTGCGGGACCAGAATTTCTTGGCGCTATCCATTGATTGAGTTATTTACCGGTTTAGTGGCCCTGTGGCTTATGCCTGCAGTGTTTACTCAAATGTCTCTCGGGCTATTCCTTTTTTATTTCACCATTGCCTGCATCTTTATATGCCATTTTATGATCGACCTGGATCATCACCTATTACTTGATTCTCTTAATCTGTATTTATTGGCCTTGTTCATGGCGTTCTCCGTTTTTACTTTTTCATGGGAATACTGGTTGATCGGAGGATTGATCGGCTTTCTCGGACCACTTTTAGTGACATGGCTCTTTTACAAATGGCGCGGGCAAGTTGGTCTTGGTGGTGGGGACATTAAACTATATGGCATTCTTGGAATTTATCTTGGTCCTACGGGGATTATCTTCACGATATTCTTAAGTTGTTTTGTAGGGGCAATTGTTGGTCTTGGTCTCATTGCTGGTAAAAAAATGACCAAGGATAAACCAATGGCCTTTGGACCTTCGATTCTTTTAGTGGCCGCTTTTCAGATATTTTTTCCAGAACATGCTCGCATCGTTCAGTCTTGGTTGTTCTAA
- a CDS encoding type IV pilin protein produces MKTFFRSLKRQDGFTLVELMVVVAIIGLLSAVAIPNFRKYQAKAKMSEAKLQLSSVYTAETAFFSDFNIYHNCLAYMGYNPHREMLNRYYAVGFKITAAINANAHAAAVNSGLLATSCPANNGTVQAPAAANDPVGATVTWYPAGKGVGNLIATSVNHLPDTPLGTQADQGTMTFTAGAGGIIDGDYTANTNNSQLTINEQKVMSVVRNGF; encoded by the coding sequence ATGAAAACTTTCTTCAGGTCGTTAAAACGACAAGACGGGTTTACCCTCGTCGAGCTGATGGTAGTGGTAGCGATTATCGGTCTACTATCTGCTGTAGCAATCCCGAACTTCCGTAAGTATCAAGCAAAGGCAAAGATGTCAGAAGCGAAGCTTCAGCTTTCATCTGTTTATACAGCTGAAACTGCTTTCTTCTCTGACTTTAACATCTATCACAACTGTCTGGCTTACATGGGCTATAACCCACATCGAGAAATGCTAAATCGTTATTATGCTGTAGGATTTAAAATTACAGCGGCGATCAATGCCAACGCTCACGCTGCTGCTGTAAACTCGGGTCTTCTAGCAACTTCTTGTCCTGCTAACAACGGTACTGTTCAAGCTCCAGCAGCGGCTAATGATCCAGTTGGGGCGACAGTGACTTGGTATCCAGCCGGAAAAGGTGTCGGTAACTTAATCGCTACTTCTGTAAACCATCTACCTGATACTCCGCTTGGTACTCAAGCAGACCAAGGAACTATGACTTTTACTGCTGGCGCCGGTGGTATTATTGATGGGGATTACACTGCGAATACTAACAATTCTCAACTAACAATTAACGAGCAGAAAGTAATGAGCGTTGTGAGAAACGGCTTCTAA
- a CDS encoding ABC transporter ATP-binding protein: MINFNQITKIFKSDILVKPFVALDNVSFEIPEGSMVGFLGANGAGKTTSLKIIMDFIRPTSGEVLFSEKLGKTNFEVFKNIGFLPERPYFYQNLKGEEFLKFLGNISDVHASDIQQRIKYWAPRFRIDHALNREIRTYSKGMLQRIGFLATIIHEPKIIILDEPLSGLDPIGRKELKDVIVEVHKQGKTVFFSSHIVPDIEEICDRVVFLKEGKLVYDGSVDSLMRQGHSSFEIKVMATSLPKLNAPIQNLSTFAGSITVVEVMPENLRKIIEELYSHNLEIVGVESKKPSLEEIFYNIKG; the protein is encoded by the coding sequence ATGATAAATTTCAATCAAATTACAAAAATATTCAAATCTGATATTTTAGTAAAACCATTCGTTGCCCTGGATAATGTGAGTTTCGAAATTCCGGAAGGCAGTATGGTCGGATTTCTTGGGGCCAATGGCGCTGGAAAAACAACATCATTGAAAATTATTATGGACTTCATTCGTCCAACTTCTGGTGAAGTTCTTTTTTCTGAGAAACTCGGTAAAACAAATTTTGAAGTTTTTAAAAACATCGGATTTCTTCCAGAGAGACCTTATTTTTATCAAAACCTTAAAGGTGAAGAGTTCTTAAAGTTTTTGGGGAATATTTCGGATGTTCACGCTTCAGATATCCAACAGCGAATTAAGTACTGGGCTCCCCGCTTCAGAATCGATCACGCTTTGAATCGTGAAATTAGAACTTATTCTAAGGGAATGCTTCAACGTATTGGCTTCCTGGCCACAATTATTCATGAGCCCAAGATCATTATTCTTGATGAACCTTTAAGTGGACTTGATCCTATCGGTAGAAAAGAACTTAAAGATGTAATTGTTGAAGTTCACAAACAAGGGAAAACAGTGTTCTTCAGTAGTCATATTGTTCCAGATATCGAAGAAATCTGTGATCGTGTGGTATTCCTGAAAGAAGGAAAGCTCGTTTATGATGGGTCAGTTGACTCCCTCATGCGCCAGGGTCACTCGAGCTTTGAAATAAAGGTCATGGCAACGAGTTTGCCTAAACTGAATGCTCCTATTCAAAATCTTTCTACCTTTGCAGGCAGCATAACTGTGGTTGAGGTCATGCCAGAAAACTTACGAAAGATCATTGAAGAGCTTTACTCACATAATCTCGAGATAGTTGGTGTTGAATCCAAAAAGCCTTCTCTCGAAGAAATATTTTACAACATAAAGGGATAA
- a CDS encoding tetratricopeptide repeat protein codes for MSLSHIGKVKFYWATYRLIFVALVLFTCALFLHSLTQKPKVFISKQESAVNFKIDFIKFFSLGNKRLISDLIWVQTLMESDQEHYKQKDLNSWMYLRFASISELDPNFYQNYLYGGQFLSIIKDDLPGAAVIFEKGLSRYPNDYDLNYYAALMYYYEMGDAQKGILHFEKIINDPRAPSFFSSIVNKLKLETGEDLDTIYQLVSYNYENTEDPTLKAKLEQDLYAIKAEIDLKCLNHQGVNCGTRDQFGSPYVLKNGTYYSEKPFSLYRIRKRGDLSPLSEKIIRTVR; via the coding sequence ATGAGTTTAAGTCACATTGGCAAAGTAAAATTCTATTGGGCGACCTACCGATTAATCTTCGTGGCACTCGTGCTTTTTACTTGTGCCTTATTCCTTCATTCCCTTACTCAAAAGCCAAAAGTTTTCATTTCGAAACAGGAATCGGCGGTCAACTTTAAAATCGACTTCATTAAGTTTTTTTCTTTGGGTAACAAGAGGCTGATCTCAGACTTAATTTGGGTGCAAACCTTAATGGAATCTGACCAGGAACACTATAAGCAAAAAGATCTGAACAGTTGGATGTATCTTAGATTCGCATCTATCAGCGAACTAGATCCTAACTTCTATCAAAACTATCTATATGGTGGACAATTTCTTTCGATCATTAAAGATGATTTGCCAGGAGCCGCAGTCATTTTCGAAAAAGGCCTTTCGAGATATCCGAACGATTATGATTTAAACTATTACGCCGCTTTGATGTATTACTATGAAATGGGTGATGCCCAAAAAGGGATTTTACATTTTGAGAAAATCATCAATGATCCAAGAGCACCTTCTTTTTTTTCTTCTATTGTTAATAAGTTAAAGCTTGAAACCGGCGAGGATCTAGACACCATCTACCAGCTTGTTTCTTACAACTATGAAAATACTGAAGATCCAACTTTAAAAGCAAAGCTTGAGCAGGATTTATACGCGATTAAAGCAGAAATTGATTTGAAATGTTTAAATCATCAAGGAGTGAACTGTGGGACGAGAGATCAATTTGGCAGTCCCTATGTTCTAAAGAATGGAACCTATTATTCAGAAAAACCATTCAGTCTCTACCGGATACGAAAAAGGGGGGACTTGTCCCCCCTTTCCGAAAAAATCATTCGTACAGTTCGTTAA